One region of Streptomyces rishiriensis genomic DNA includes:
- a CDS encoding SDR family NAD(P)-dependent oxidoreductase, translating into MSVQHQKVAVVTGASQGIGAGLVDAYRKLGYAVVATSRTIAPSTDLDLVTVQGDIADPATAERVVAAGMERFGRIDTLVNNAGVFVAKPFTDYTPDDYATVTGVNLAGFFHLTRLAVERMLAQGGGHIVNITTSLVDNADAKVPSVLASLTKGGLQSATKSLAIEYASRGIRANAVSPGTIKTPMHAEETHDFLAALHPVGRMGEQSDIVDAVVYLENAPFVTGEILHVDGGMSAGH; encoded by the coding sequence ATGAGCGTTCAGCACCAGAAGGTCGCCGTCGTCACCGGGGCGTCGCAGGGCATCGGCGCCGGGCTGGTCGACGCCTACCGCAAGCTCGGATACGCCGTCGTCGCCACCTCCCGCACCATCGCCCCCTCCACCGATCTCGATCTCGTCACCGTCCAGGGCGACATCGCCGACCCCGCCACCGCCGAACGCGTCGTCGCGGCGGGAATGGAACGGTTCGGCAGGATCGACACCCTGGTCAACAACGCGGGCGTGTTCGTCGCGAAGCCCTTCACCGACTACACCCCGGACGACTACGCCACCGTGACCGGCGTGAACCTGGCCGGGTTCTTCCACCTCACCCGGCTCGCCGTCGAGCGGATGCTGGCCCAGGGCGGCGGACACATAGTCAACATCACCACCAGCCTGGTCGACAACGCCGACGCCAAGGTGCCCTCGGTGCTGGCCTCGCTGACGAAGGGCGGTCTCCAGTCCGCCACCAAGTCGCTCGCCATCGAGTACGCCAGCCGGGGCATCCGGGCCAACGCCGTATCGCCGGGCACCATCAAGACGCCGATGCACGCCGAGGAGACGCACGACTTCCTCGCCGCCCTGCACCCGGTCGGCCGGATGGGCGAGCAGAGCGACATCGTCGACGCGGTCGTCTACCTGGAGAACGCCCCCTTCGTCACCGGCGAGATCCTCCACGTCGACGGCGGCATGAGCGCCGGCCACTGA